Proteins encoded by one window of Bacillus sp. DTU_2020_1000418_1_SI_GHA_SEK_038:
- the rlmN gene encoding 23S rRNA (adenine(2503)-C(2))-methyltransferase RlmN, with protein sequence MEQATKEAITTEQKPSIYSLQLHELKDWLTEMNEKAFRADQIFDWLYTKRVISFEDMSNLSKGLREKLSNSFTLTTLKTIIQQQSSDGTIKFLFELHDGYSIETVLMRHEYGNSVCVTTQVGCRIGCTFCASTLGGLKRNLEAGEIVAQVVKVQQALDETEERVSSIVIMGIGEPFDNYDQMLSFLKIVNHDKGLNIGARHITVSTSGIIPKIYQFADENMQINFALSLHAPNSELRSRLMPINRAYKLPDLMEAIRYYVNKTGRRVSFEYGLFGGVNDQVEHAEELARLVKGIKCHINLIPVNYVPERDYVRTPKEQIFKFEKTLKNHGVNVTIRREQGHDIDAACGQLRAKERKEETR encoded by the coding sequence GGCGTTTCGTGCCGATCAAATTTTTGATTGGCTTTATACGAAAAGAGTTATAAGCTTTGAAGATATGTCCAATTTATCTAAAGGATTACGAGAAAAATTATCCAATTCCTTTACTTTAACGACATTGAAAACTATAATTCAACAGCAATCCTCAGATGGGACGATAAAATTTTTATTTGAACTTCATGATGGGTATTCGATTGAAACCGTTCTAATGAGGCATGAATACGGCAATTCTGTTTGTGTAACGACCCAGGTGGGATGCAGAATTGGCTGTACATTTTGTGCATCCACTCTAGGGGGGTTAAAGCGGAACCTAGAAGCAGGAGAAATCGTTGCTCAAGTCGTAAAAGTTCAGCAGGCATTAGATGAAACAGAGGAAAGAGTTAGTTCTATCGTCATTATGGGGATTGGGGAACCTTTTGATAATTATGATCAAATGCTCTCCTTCTTAAAAATCGTCAATCACGACAAAGGGCTAAATATTGGTGCCCGTCATATTACAGTTTCAACGAGTGGTATCATTCCGAAGATTTATCAATTTGCTGATGAAAATATGCAAATCAATTTCGCACTTTCTCTTCATGCACCAAACTCAGAACTTAGAAGCCGTCTAATGCCAATTAATCGTGCATACAAGCTTCCAGATTTAATGGAAGCCATCCGTTATTATGTAAATAAAACTGGGAGACGTGTCAGTTTTGAGTACGGATTATTCGGTGGAGTAAATGATCAGGTTGAGCATGCAGAGGAATTAGCGAGGTTAGTAAAAGGAATTAAATGCCATATAAACTTGATTCCAGTCAATTATGTTCCTGAACGAGATTACGTTAGAACACCGAAGGAACAAATTTTTAAATTTGAAAAAACATTGAAGAACCATGGTGTAAATGTAACGATTCGCAGAGAGCAAGGTCATGATATAGATGCAGCATGTGGACAACTTCGTGCGAAGGAGCGAAAAGAGGAGACGAGGTGA
- a CDS encoding Stp1/IreP family PP2C-type Ser/Thr phosphatase, protein MKAVFKTDRGRIRQHNEDNGGIFLNRSGQRLAIVADGMGGHRAGDVASEMALTNLQKLWGETEAVRTADEAEEWLRVNIEKGNTALYEHSKNTSECEGMGTTLVAAICTKHFATIANIGDSRCYILNENGFQQLTDDHSLVNELVRSGQISKEDAEHHPMKNVVLRALGTEETVNMDIKTIIFEEEDLLLLCSDGLSNKVTEKEMIHILKDNQGLEEKAAALIELANNHGGEDNITLVIVEFFDNESGERL, encoded by the coding sequence ATGAAAGCTGTTTTTAAGACAGACCGAGGCAGAATTCGTCAGCATAATGAAGATAATGGTGGAATATTTTTAAACCGAAGCGGCCAGCGCCTTGCCATTGTAGCAGATGGTATGGGCGGTCATCGCGCGGGTGATGTGGCAAGTGAAATGGCTTTAACGAATCTGCAAAAGCTATGGGGAGAAACAGAAGCGGTAAGGACAGCAGATGAAGCGGAAGAGTGGTTAAGAGTCAATATTGAAAAGGGCAATACAGCACTCTACGAGCATTCAAAAAACACATCAGAATGTGAAGGGATGGGGACAACCTTAGTCGCCGCCATCTGTACAAAACATTTTGCTACCATTGCTAATATTGGGGATAGCCGTTGCTATATTCTAAATGAAAATGGGTTTCAGCAGCTAACGGATGACCATTCACTTGTAAATGAATTAGTCCGTTCAGGACAAATTTCAAAAGAGGATGCAGAGCATCACCCAATGAAAAATGTTGTATTAAGAGCTCTCGGAACAGAAGAAACAGTGAATATGGATATTAAGACAATTATTTTTGAGGAGGAGGACCTTTTGCTTCTATGTTCAGACGGTCTCTCCAATAAGGTGACGGAAAAAGAAATGATTCATATTCTTAAAGATAATCAAGGTTTAGAAGAAAAGGCTGCTGCCCTTATTGAATTAGCGAATAATCACGGCGGCGAGGATAATATTACGTTGGTCATAGTTGAATTTTTTGATAATGAGTCTGGTGAACGTCTATGA